In a genomic window of Nocardiopsis mwathae:
- a CDS encoding ABC transporter substrate-binding protein produces the protein MNAPSPFTPTPPQRRTWLRRAAIAMALVVLAGIGVWSYPAWMCGGPRSGIALVDGECVGVTDGAFVFDQRFDAIQERIKAENDRVAEQGRPHVRVALLTTLTPTDVSPLDASRVRSALEGAYVAQMRANHGVEFGDRLPLVQLYLANEGSRQEQWEPVARRLAEMTADDEAPLVAVIGMGVSITATADAAHYFSAKDIPMVSAVVTADGLDHDAIPGLLRASPSNTDYVTALRAYIEEREELESGILVYDSNEPDLFVSTLRTAYERELPELLRFPPQPFRGSTMGDDVRAGLFDAVTRNICTAGPDVVVYAGRTHDLHGLVDALSVRVCRDEPLTLVFSVTGLSVLEDEEALAQLEDGNITIAYASATDPGWSRDLDAAPEHFPAFLAAYEDFSGRSGDALADGYAVMHHDAMATAVGAIRIAQPAEGQELLPSHVLDALLLLQTEHSVPGASGTLSFSQTRGGNPGGKVIPVIEVAGPQSIRAAEGEPYITPLE, from the coding sequence ATGAACGCCCCCAGCCCCTTCACCCCCACTCCCCCGCAGCGGCGGACCTGGCTGCGGCGGGCCGCGATCGCGATGGCGCTCGTCGTGCTGGCGGGGATCGGCGTGTGGTCCTATCCCGCCTGGATGTGCGGTGGTCCCCGGTCCGGGATAGCACTCGTCGACGGCGAGTGCGTCGGGGTCACCGACGGGGCCTTCGTCTTCGATCAGCGGTTCGACGCGATCCAGGAGCGGATCAAAGCGGAGAACGACCGGGTCGCCGAGCAGGGCCGGCCGCACGTCAGGGTCGCGCTGCTGACCACGTTGACGCCGACCGACGTCAGCCCCCTGGACGCCTCGCGGGTGCGCAGCGCACTGGAGGGCGCCTACGTCGCGCAGATGCGCGCCAACCACGGTGTGGAGTTCGGCGACCGGCTGCCGCTGGTGCAGCTGTACCTGGCCAACGAGGGCAGCCGCCAGGAGCAGTGGGAGCCCGTCGCCCGACGGCTCGCCGAGATGACCGCGGACGATGAGGCCCCCCTGGTCGCGGTGATCGGCATGGGGGTGAGCATCACCGCCACCGCGGACGCGGCCCACTACTTCTCCGCGAAGGACATCCCGATGGTGTCGGCCGTCGTGACCGCCGACGGCCTCGACCACGACGCGATCCCCGGCCTGCTGCGCGCCTCGCCGAGCAACACCGACTACGTGACGGCGCTGCGCGCCTACATCGAGGAGCGCGAGGAGCTGGAGTCGGGCATCCTGGTCTACGACTCCAACGAACCCGACCTGTTCGTCTCCACCCTGCGCACGGCCTACGAGCGTGAACTTCCCGAGTTGCTGCGGTTCCCGCCGCAGCCGTTCCGCGGGTCGACGATGGGTGATGATGTGCGCGCGGGGCTGTTCGACGCGGTGACGCGCAACATCTGCACCGCCGGCCCCGACGTGGTCGTCTATGCCGGACGCACGCACGACCTGCACGGACTCGTCGACGCGCTGTCCGTTCGGGTCTGCCGGGACGAACCGCTGACCCTCGTCTTCTCGGTGACGGGGCTGTCCGTCCTGGAGGACGAGGAGGCGCTGGCGCAACTGGAGGACGGCAACATCACCATCGCCTACGCGTCGGCCACCGATCCGGGCTGGTCGCGCGATCTCGACGCGGCGCCCGAGCACTTCCCGGCCTTCCTCGCCGCCTACGAGGACTTCTCCGGCCGCAGCGGCGATGCCCTCGCCGACGGGTACGCGGTCATGCACCACGACGCGATGGCGACGGCGGTCGGCGCGATCCGCATCGCCCAACCGGCCGAGGGACAGGAGCTGCTCCCGTCGCACGTGCTGGACGCGCTGCTCCTGCTCCAGACCGAGCACAGCGTGCCCGGCGCCAGTGGAACGCTGAGCTTCAGCCAGACGCGCGGCGGCAATCCCGGAGGCAAGGTCATCCCGGTCATCGAGGTGGCCGGTCCGCAATCCATCCGGGCCGCCGAGGGCGAGCCCTACATCACCCCGCTGGAATAG